Proteins found in one Leguminivora glycinivorella isolate SPB_JAAS2020 chromosome 4, LegGlyc_1.1, whole genome shotgun sequence genomic segment:
- the LOC125225077 gene encoding facilitated trehalose transporter Tret1-like, producing MSFNKNNPNPMGKIMGYLKQLSTEMGGSEQARRGQSDEERLYRQRGPKYARVPSRATLSASTTCTSLATSCGSQGTLAPNYAAIPELVSTESSSEDEQSSFNKTRRHFQQLRQISLGNEFKYKMEMEIKNEGRKDENLRNSVPFVKQLSLDSNKAKPEFSINGDTPPYAPTTQRIYLWTQLVAAFAVSMGSLIVGFSSGYTSPAFDSMNKTLSIDETQKSWIGGLMPLTALVGGLAGGPMIEMLGRRLTIMGTAVPFFLGWMLIANAFNVPMVFAGRALCGVCVGVASLAFPVYLGETIQPEVRGALGLLPTAFGNTGILLAYLAGAYLTWDKLAFLGAALPVPFFLLMLLTPETPRWYVTKGRPEDAHKALQWLRGKNINIDKEMRDLTRTQVESDRAGGSGLSLLFTKKYLPAVCISLGLMLFQQFSGINAVVFYASDIFKKSGSTIDENLATIIIGIVNFISTFIATAIIDRLGRKMLLYISSVSMIITLVALGGYFYVLESGSDVSSIGWLPLTSLVLYVLGFSIGFGPIPWLMLGEILPSKIRGMAASTATSFNWTCTFIVTTSFKSIDAAIKMSGTVWLFAVICLAGLFFVIFFVPETQGKSLEEIEKKLTGGSRIKIRSATASKHIKNEC from the exons GGTGGAAGCGAGCAGGCCCGTCGCGGACAAAGTGACGAGGAGCGATTGTACAGGCAACGGGGGCCCAAATACGCCAGGGTTCCTTCTAGAGCGACCCTCTCCGCTTCGACCACATGCACCTCCCTCGCCACCTCGTGCGGCTCACAAGGGACGCTCGCGCCTAACTACGCGGCCATCCCTGAACTGGTTTCTACAGAAAGCAGCAGCGAAGACGAACAGAGCTCCTTTAACAAGACCCGCAGACACTTTCAGCAGCTGCGCCAGATCAGTCTCGGCAACGAGTTCAAATACAAGATGGAGATGGAAATAAAGAATGAGGGAAGGAAGGATGAGAACCTGCGCAATTCGGTGCCGTTTGTGAAACAGCTGAGCCTTGACAGTAATAAGGCGAAACCTGAGTTCAGCATCAATGGAGACACCCCTCCGTATGCCCCGACCACTCAGCGCATATATCTATGGACTCAG CTGGTTGCTGCGTTTGCTGTGTCGATGGGCTCTCTGATCGTCGGCTTTTCGTCGGGCTACACTTCACCCGCCTTCGACTCCATGAATAAGACATTGTCGATTGACGAGACACAG aaAAGTTGGATAGGCGGTCTCATGCCCCTAACTGCTCTGGTTGGCGGCCTCGCCGGGGGTCCTATGATCGAAATGCTCGGCAGAAGATTAACCATAATGGGAACTGCCGTACCGTTCTTCCTCGGATGGATGCTCATCGCGAACGCATTCAACGTCCCTATGGTGTTCGCCGGACGAGCACTATGTGGCGTGTGCGTCGGAGTCGCCTCTCTAGCCTTCCCCGTCTACCTAGGAGAAACCATCCAACCAGAAGTGAGAGGTGCCCTCGGACTACTCCCGACTGCCTTCGGTAACACAGGAATTCTCCTCGCATACCTCGCTGGAGCGTACCTGACTTGGGACAAGCTGGCATTCCTCGGAGCTGCGCTTCCAGTACCATTCTTTTTACTTATGCTTCTAACACCGGAGACACCTCGCTGGTATGTCACTAAAGGACGACCTGAGGATGCTCACAAAGCTCTGCAGTGGTTAAGAGGAAAGAATATAAACATTGACAAGGAAATGAGAGACCTTACAAGGACGCAAGTGGAATCAGACCGGGCCGGCGGTAGCGGCTTGAGCTTGCTCTTTACCAAGAAATATTTGCCCGCCGTTTGCATCTCGCTAGGCTTGATGCTCTTCCAACAGTTCAGTGGAATCAACGCTGTGGTGTTCTACGCGTCAGATATCTTCAAGAAATCCGGCAGCACCATAGATGAAAACTTGGCGACTATTATAATTGGCATTGTTAATTTCATTTCCACTTTCATAGCGACAGCTATTATTGATAGACTGGGCAGGAAGATGTTGCTGTATATTTCATCAGTGTCTATGATAATCACTTTAGTGGCCCTGGGAGGTTATTTCTACGTATTGGAATCTGGATCCGACGTGTCCTCGATTGGTTGGCTGCCTCTCACGAGTCTCGTCTTATACGTGCTCGGATTTTCAATAGGCTTCGGACCTATTCCATGGCTTATGTTAGGTGAGATCTTGCCTTCAAAGATCCGCGGTATGGCTGCTTCTACGGCGACGTCATTCAACTGGACCTGCACATTTATTGTCACCACGTCATTTAAGAGCATTGATGCGGCCATCAAGATGTCCGGCACGGTTTGGTTATTCGCCGTCATTTGTTTGGCTGGCTTATTCTTTGTGATATTCTTCGTCCCCGAAACACAAGGCAAGAGCTTAGAGGAGATTGAGAAGAAATTGACAGGTGGCTCACGTATAAAAATACGTAGTGCCACAGCCAGCAAACACATTAAGAATGAGTGTTAA